A single window of Nasonia vitripennis strain AsymCx chromosome 4, Nvit_psr_1.1, whole genome shotgun sequence DNA harbors:
- the LOC100117126 gene encoding uncharacterized protein LOC100117126, producing MKLHALLVLCFATASANIRLTDQQLKEYVQVCLAKTRLSQGFYQSGDEAQKILTEEQKSCFLACMFKRTGIIDHDGSVNLKLGDEELPRTPAIEACITTAKEDICKLAICLHKTGKFSITSVADSPRYPRYH from the exons ATGAAGCTCCACGCGCTGCTCGTCTTGTGCTTCGCCACGGCTTCTGCG AATATCAGGCTGACCGATCAACAGCTCAAGGAGTACGTGCAAGTGTGCCTAGCGAAGACGAGGCTCAGTCAAG GCTTCTACCAGAGCGGAGATGAGGCTCAGAAGATTCTAACGGAGGAGCAAAAGTCCTGCTTCCTGGCGTGCATGTTCAAGAGGACTGGAATC ATAGATCACGATGGAAGCGTCAACTTGAAACTGGGCGACGAAGAGCTACCCAGAACACCCGCGATCGAAGCGTGCATAACGACAG CTAAGGAAGACATCTGCAAGCTGGCGATATGCCTGCACAAAACGGGCAAGTTCAGTATTACTAGCGTAGCTGACAGCCCGCGGTACCCTCGCTATCACTAA
- the LOC103317705 gene encoding uncharacterized protein LOC103317705 — protein MKVFVALALCVIAVNGEVTESSSTEFPSAVDIYKMKIFKYSMECLFERKLDLSKFALQKDVKKAVEDLHKDEKACFAGCVFKKLGAMNDDGTFNEDKLFMGATAETLPIFKQTHDAAVKHCTDKVGKDELCKFAACIVIQAPAYASSLNATSGI, from the exons ATGAAAGTTTTCGTGGCTCTCGCGCTGTGCGTCATTGCAGTCAATGGCGAAGTTACCGAG TCGTCGTCTACGGAATTTCCGTCGGCTGTTGACATATACAAAATGAAGATCTTCAAGTACTCGATGGAATGTCTGTTTGAACGAAAGCTCGATCTGAGCAAATTTGCCTTGCAAAAAGACGTGAAAAAAGCTGTCGAAGACCTGCACAAAGACGAGAAAGCTTGCTTCGCGGGCTGCGTGTTCAAGAAACTCGGAGCG ATGAACGACGATGGGACATTCAACGAAGATAAGCTATTCATGGGCGCTACGGCCGAAACGCTGCCAATCTTCAAACAGACGCACGACGCGGCAGTCAAACACTGCACGGATAAAG TTGGAAAGGACGAGCTTTGCAAATTCGCTGCTTGTATCGTAATCCAAGCTCCAGCTTATGCATCATCCCTGAACGCAACCAGTGGCATATGA
- the LOC100113708 gene encoding uncharacterized protein LOC100113708, producing MKIFVIVALCAVAVYAEENEVLKQYERDCMTENGIDPTVQDPKNLTLEDGNCYYACYFKKFGIIKEDGSYDVAAIKEKYSKPNSVEAVQKKLDEITQTYCQDKVGNHCNLAACLSKISKEQWKI from the exons ATGAAGATCTTCGTAATCGTGGCTCTCTGCGCTGTGGCTGTATACGCG GAAGAGAACGAAGTGCTAAAACAGTACGAAAGAGATTGCATGACTGAGAATGGAATCGACCCAA CCGTTCAAGACCCCAAGAATCTGACTCTAGAAGATGGAAACTGTTACTATGCTTGctactttaaaaaattcgGAATC ATTAAAGAGGACGGTTCTTATGACGTGGCGGCAATCAAGGAAAAGTATTCGAAGCCTAATTCAGTAGAAGCAGTTCAGAAAAAGCTAGATGAAATCACGCAGACGTACTGCCAGGACAAAG TTGGAAATCACTGCAATCTAGCAGCTTGCCTTTCTAAAATATCAAAGGAACAGTGGAAAATCTAA